A genomic stretch from Flavobacterium sp. KS-LB2 includes:
- a CDS encoding peptidylprolyl isomerase — protein MKFKILFLVFLGMLTVHSQTTKKTVPVKKPVTTVKSPVKSTAKTPVKSVVKAPTVIEGIFATISTNKGDIVLELEYKKTPVTVANFIALAEGKNTFVTNEKLKGVPFFDGLKFHRVIKDFMIQGGDPSGNGSGGPGYAFKDEITDLKHNKPGILSMANSGPTTNGSQFFITHKETPWLDGKHTVFGHVTEGMNVVNTIAANDVITKVTIVRKGALAKKFDAPKVFSDYFNNKSEDQKKQDAINAENKAKQAAIEAEAKKAYIEKYGPVVAAKKAYLAATKATAITTPSGLAYKITQKGTDVKPADGTTFYFHYAGYFEDGTLFDSSYEDVSKAYGKFDANRAAQNGYQAFPFEAGKKDGMIPGFIEALENMSFGDKAVVFIPSNLAYGERGAGNVIPPNTTLVFELEMLEKQVAPKQ, from the coding sequence ATGAAATTTAAAATTCTGTTTTTAGTATTTCTGGGGATGTTAACCGTACATTCTCAAACTACAAAGAAAACTGTTCCAGTAAAAAAACCGGTAACAACAGTAAAAAGTCCGGTGAAAAGTACCGCAAAAACACCCGTAAAATCAGTCGTGAAAGCACCCACAGTAATTGAAGGGATTTTTGCCACAATTTCTACCAATAAAGGAGATATTGTACTAGAACTAGAATACAAAAAAACTCCGGTTACCGTAGCAAACTTCATCGCACTTGCTGAAGGTAAAAATACTTTTGTTACCAATGAAAAACTAAAAGGTGTACCATTCTTTGATGGTTTAAAATTTCACCGTGTCATTAAAGACTTCATGATTCAAGGAGGAGATCCTTCTGGAAATGGCTCCGGTGGTCCGGGTTATGCATTCAAAGACGAAATTACAGACTTAAAACATAACAAACCTGGAATACTCTCTATGGCTAATTCTGGACCAACAACGAATGGAAGCCAGTTTTTTATTACCCATAAAGAAACGCCTTGGTTAGACGGCAAACATACTGTTTTTGGTCACGTTACCGAAGGGATGAATGTGGTAAACACTATTGCTGCTAATGATGTAATTACTAAGGTTACAATTGTTAGAAAAGGTGCTTTAGCCAAAAAATTTGATGCCCCAAAAGTGTTCTCGGATTATTTCAACAATAAATCTGAAGATCAAAAGAAACAAGATGCAATCAATGCGGAGAACAAAGCTAAACAAGCAGCAATTGAAGCCGAAGCAAAAAAGGCCTACATCGAAAAATACGGTCCGGTAGTAGCTGCAAAAAAAGCCTATTTGGCCGCTACAAAAGCAACAGCAATCACTACTCCATCAGGATTAGCATACAAAATAACACAAAAAGGAACAGATGTAAAACCCGCTGATGGAACGACTTTTTATTTTCATTATGCTGGTTATTTTGAGGACGGAACGCTATTTGACAGCAGTTATGAAGACGTAAGCAAAGCCTACGGAAAATTTGATGCAAACCGTGCCGCACAAAACGGCTACCAAGCATTCCCTTTTGAAGCAGGAAAAAAAGACGGTATGATTCCAGGATTTATTGAAGCATTAGAAAACATGTCCTTTGGAGACAAAGCAGTGGTTTTTATCCCGTCAAATCTGGCGTATGGAGAACGAGGTGCTGGTAATGTTATCCCTCCCAATACAACCCTTGTTTTCGAATTGGAAATGCTGGAAAAACAAGTAGCTCCAAAACAATAA